Sequence from the Equus caballus isolate H_3958 breed thoroughbred chromosome 6, TB-T2T, whole genome shotgun sequence genome:
CGAGTCCAGCTGAGGCTGGAAGTGGGGTCTGGGGCTTCTTTGAGAACAATTTCCTACAGTCACTCTGGCCAAGGGCATGAGTTTCCCAGAAAGCTCTGAGGCTTTCTGAGTCCCTCTGAAATCGAGTCATCACTCATGTTGCACAGCATAGCCACTCAGCCCCCTTCAGGACCTCTTATTCTTTGCCCCAGTCCATGGCAGAGGAGTGAGCCCGGTTCATTGGTCCACCCAGGACAGCAGCTTTCCCAGTTCAATCCTGCTGCCCGCTCCCCCACCCATCGTCGGGCGACTGTTCCAGGTGCCCGCCCCTCCCTGTTCTCAGGCTCTGGTCCTACTCACTAGGGGAGGCGCGGAGCTCTGCGCCCAGCAGCTCCCTGGACCCGCTGCCAGAAGACAGGCCCGGGGGTCCGGGAGGGGGCCCGGAGCCAGGAGGCCCCCCTGTGCTCTTGGTGAAGATGCCGCTGATAAACTTGAGCATCTTGCGATCTCGAGTGGATGCTCGGCCCCCCTCCCGGCCCCGTTTCAGCCCCGGAGCTGGAGGCTCCAGAGTGATTGGAGGTGCAGGCCCAGTGGGCTGCGCGGAGGCGGCGGTGACAGCAGCGGCTGGAGCCGGGGTTGCTGGGACGGTTAGCGGAGGAGGAGAGCCGGCAGGCGGTCCCGGGTGCAAGTCACTGTTGTCCAAGGTCTTACTCTTGCCTTTCCGAGGGGACAGCTTCCCTCGGGCTCCGGGCCCAGCCCCGACCCCACCAGAGGTCGTGACTgccgctcctcctcctcctcctcctcctcctcctccggcggcggcggcggcggcagaaGCTCCAGTCCCAGCGCTGCTCTTTGACCCCTTGACCCTGGGCTTGCCCTCGCTTTCGGGCCATGACAGGCGGCTCCCCGCGCCTTTGCCCCCGCCGGCTTTGGCGCCGCTCGTGGTCACGGTCTTGCAAGGCTTGGGAGCCGGCGGAGGAGGCGCCACCTTGAGCCTCCGGCTGCCGGTGCCAGGGTGCGGGGAGGACGAGCCGGGGAcgccgccgcccgcccggccTTCGGGTTCCGGGCCCCCCCAACTCGGGCTGCTGAGCAGGGGGCGCCGGGAGGAGGGGGGGCCGACCCCGGGTTTGGGGTCGGGGCTCAGTCCCCCGGAGAGCGGGGGCCCAGGAGGGGCGGCCCAGAGGGAGAGGCGGCGGCCGGGAGCGGGGGAGACGGGGCGGGCCGGACTGGCCGGAGCGGGGGCCAGGGCGGGGGGCTCGGCGCCCCCGGCGCCCGCGCTGCTCGTGCTGATCCACAGCGCATCCTGCCGGTGGAAGAGACGCTCGTGCCGCTTCTTGCCTGGCTCCTCCGCGCCTCGGGGGCTGCCAGGATCCCCGGTCTCGGCACCTCTGGTCCCCGGGGCGCCGGCTGCGGCCGCAGACGGAGAAGGCGGCGGCGGAGGCACCGACTCGAGCTTGACCAGGGTCAGCGAGATGAGGTAGGTCGTTGTCCGGCGCTGAAGCGCGCCCGCGCCCCGGCTCATGGGGCCCCGAGACCCccgagctggggaggggaggggactccCCCGGACTGCCTCAGGGGGGCCCGGCCATggggccgccctgctcgctgcccccagcccccggACCCCGCTGAGCCCCCGGCCCGGCTCCGCTGtcgccgccgcctccgccgccgccgcttGCGCCCCCCTCCCATCACACGGGGCGCCCCCTCCCCATGCTCCCCGCCCTGCGCCCCCACCCCGCTGGAGCCCCGGGACCTTGGTGCTGCTCCAGGGAGGCGCGCCGGACCGTGCACCCCGGCCTGGGTGGGGGCGTTGAGATGGGcaggggagggcggggaggaCAGTAGTGGGGGCAAataggggagagggaggaaaagggggCAGAAAAGAGGgaccagaggctggggagaagaagaaccgGTGCGGGGGAGGCAGGGGCGGGGAATAGGGACTCCAGGGACAGGGACCGCGGACGGGGGTAGGAGAGGGGGTCTTTAGGAGGCTGGGAAGCTAATGGGGCTGGTCGTGCGGGGGATTCTCAGGGGCGCGGGGAGGATGCTGGGGATGGAGATACAGGCGCCGGCGGGGGAGGAAGGAGCGAAGCCAGAGAGGGTGGGAACCCAGGGGTCTGGGGTCTGGGATCTGGGAAGGGAGGGGCGTGAGATCCGGGCGCAGGGTCCGGGGGGCTCGCCGGGGCTCGGCTGGGTCCGGATGCGCGCTGTGTCCGGGCGCTCCCCTCACATTGAGGAGGAGGCGGCCCCCAGTCCCCCCACCCTATCTCCCCCCCACCTTCTCTTCACCAGCAAGGCTGTCTGCGAAGGCGGCGCAAAATCCAGGACTGGATTTCCCTCCCAAATCCTGGGCTGGATTTCTTGGAACTTGGACTCACCTACTCCACCAATCTAGCCCCCTCCCGTAGCAAATCACAGTTAGGGAGCGCGACTATTGGGTGTGGCATTTAGGGACAAGGGTAAAAAGAAGTCTATAGGTGGGCAGTCCGCGGCTTAAAGGAAGCAAATTCGGGGTCACTGCCAATTCTGGAGAAGTTGAACTGGGAAAGTGGGGAGCCCTGAGATCCCGGTGCCAGGACCCCTTGTCTCTCCCAGGTACTTGCACGCGTTCCTTTCCCCATGATCCATCCTCCtcgcccacctccacccccacacGCAATACACTGATGGGGCTGCGACTTGAACCCAACTGTCCCAAAGTGAACTTGCAAAGTGTTCCCTGGGGATGCGGACAAACGCGGAACTTAGCAGGGTACAAGGAGGGGGGTGCCTCTGGTGCGGAGAGATCTGGAGGCTCAAGGAACCCAGGCCGAAAAGTGAGTCCAAAGCTCCAGCTCGAGGTGGAAGGAGAAGGAATATGTCTACAGATTGACACCCCCCCAACCAAAATGCATCCGGTCTCCATAGCAACCGTAGCTCCAAGTGTGCCTCAGAAACAGCggggagaagcagagaggagggatCGGTGTGTATGGTGGGTGGGGGACCCGCCAGGGGATTTTGCGTTAATGGAAGCACCACCCTCGCACCTGGTTACCCACATGTGGGGTATTTAGCGCCCCAGAATATAAGGAGCCCCTCAGCTGAGGCAGCGGGATCCGGCCTCTTTTGGGTTCCCATTCAGTCTCCTGAGGTTTTCGGGGTGGGGCTCTTTTAGAAGGTTAAAGAGGAGACACAGAGAATGGAAAACCTCTGCTCTGTATCCGCCCCTCTTCCCCCCCTAGGGACCCTGGAGTTCAAGGCTCACTGTCCTCCAGCTCGCGGGGATGGAAGGGTTAGGCCGATGGGGAACAGAGGCTGAGACCCAGAGGGGgttggcggggggtggggggggggttgggggaggcctGCCCGCAGCCTTGGAGACCCTCCCCGGGACTCGGGGAGTCTCAGCGTTCCCCTAATTTGGCGTCCCACCCTCCTGACGCAGCCGAGACTATAATAAGTGCTGTCGTGGGCGGCTCTTGGAGGCAGGAACCGGCGGCGTGCTCGGCCTGGTAGTGGGtgagggtggggcggggggggcggtAGCAGGATGCTGAGTGCCCTTTATTCTCCCTGAGACCTGTACCCAATCCCTCCGCTGTGCCTTCCCGAGGTCCGCAGCTTCTCCCTCCCTCGCCCCTTCCTTGCAGAGCCAGGATGACTCCATCTCCAGGACAGCAGACCCTTCTGTTGTCTTTTCTGAAAGAGGGTGAAGGAGATTTGCTGATTCTGGCTTGATTTTCCTTCCCACCTTTGgtggcctcagttttcctttatGTTCAATGGGGACAGAATCCTGACTCTTAGGGAAGGAGTGGAACAAATCACTAATGCAGAGTGGAGTCTTCTCAGAGGTTTCAGCCTCCACCCGTCTGTTCCCTTCTTCTCCAGAGCCAGCAGAGCTCCTCTACCTGGCCAGAACCTCTTTCCTCCCCACCCACAGTTTTTCTTCCTACGGGGGCGGAGCTTGGAGTTCCTCCCCCGAGGAGGCCCCATGGGGCCACTCCCCCTAGGTCTGCCTTTCCAACCAAGGCTGCAGGGAAGGTGTCAGCTGTAATTCTTGGCAAAGGAGGTGAGAGGGGCACTAGCCTCAgaagggcagtggggagggaaTCAGACTGTCCCCTTAGGAACCTGAACCTATCTGTTCCTTCCCGACGTTCTGCTCTGGTGGCCTCTGCCATCAGGAAGGTCTGGCAGGAGGTATCCTTGATGGAAAGAATGGTCTCttgacctccccccaccccaggtaGGCAGTTAAGGATGGAGAGGCTGGCAGAGACCGGGATATGTGGTGGAGGATGTGCTTATCCCAGACACCTTTCGTGAGCAAAGTAGCCCACCTTTCTTAGCTCCCTGCCACCTCAGAGGTGAATGAGATGAGAGCGGGCCGGAGATGACCTCCAGTTCCACCAATTCCTTAGCGGTGGGGCCTTGTGAAGGGAGAGAAGCTGTTTCTGCCAGGGCCCCACCACAGGACTGAAggcaggggtgggcaggaggaTGTGGCGGATGGTGTTGCCATGGCAGCACTTCCTCCCTGTGTTGTCATCACTTGCTCTAATGGCACTGAGGAGGTAAAGCGGAAGGTGTGTGTGGGGGAAGACATGAACAGGAGCACGGGGAAGAGAGGGGACCGAGAAGAATCCTGGGGACTTCTCTGCACTTCGGCTGTGCAGAGCGTGCTGTGTGAGGGTTAGTGTGCGCCTGGGGGCCTGAGAGTCTCCACGTGGTATAgttcactgtgtgtgtgtttctctacAGCTGGAGAACAAGAGGTCACTGATCCTTTGTGGGTCCTGGGAATGAACACATTATCCCGTCCCAGAACCTCCTGTCCCAGACTGCTTCCTGTCAAGGACTCCCCAGGCAGGGTCCAAGACGACCATGGGTCTGTCACGGCCTGTCTTCCCCACGCTCACCCACTTCTCCATTGCCAAGAAGGTCACCTCAGCAGTGACCTGTATTTTGATCCCCTGGGAGAAGGATGAGAattggggaaagaggaagaatgacACCTcctatgtctttttccatcctttccaaATGTATTCTTCCCCCTGAGTCCCAGCTCCATCTTGGGGACTAGGAAGTGGCTGATTGGGAAGTGATGTATGACCCAGCAAACCCATCTATACCCCTGCTGGTCCCCGATACACCCAAGTTGGGAGCTAACCCTTCTCTTACCTCGTACACTGTCCAGTGAGGCTTGGATGCTGTCCCGAAGTTCAGGGTCGCCCACCCTCTCTGCCAGCTTCCTGAGGCGGCTAAAAGCCTGCTTGGCCACCTCGTGTCGTCTGACTTCTGCTCTCACTGCAGCTACAGCCAACTGCCTCTGGGCATGCATGTTGCCCAGACCTGTCTTACCAGGCTAATAGCACCCTCTGGCCCCAAAGCCCATGGCCTTGCAGCCCCCAAGCCCCAGAAGGCCCCCTCTGCTGAGCCCCAGGACTCTCCGCCCCTGCCCGCCCTTCCGTCTGTCGGCCTCACTTCCTGACTGGTGAGTTTCAAACCCACAGCCTGGGACAGCACTGCCTCtgcacctcccaccccctctaGCGTTGGCCCGTCAGCTCTGCCAGCCAGCCCCTGCATGGTTCCACAGCCAGGTGGATGGAGAGACCTTAACAAGCACCCTAGGGCTTCCTGTTGGAAGTGGCTAATTAAGATGGGTGTTGGTGCAGGGAGAACGTGGCAAGCCAGGTCCCAGGTGTCATCCCAAATTCCTGGTAACCTACGGGTTTGTGTTCAGTCTCAAACTCTCACAGGGGTCTGTACACACTTGGTCTGTCACTCTTATGGCCCTGCTGGATTCCAGTTCACAGTTGTACTCAGCACCCACTCTATACGTCCGAAGAGCTTGCATGCTTACATCCTGCAATGTAACCCTCCTCAGCCAGCTACCCCACCGCAGCCCTCTCCTGCTTCAAAGCTCCAAGTGGTTATGGAGAGAACAAGCGATGGAGGAGGGCAATAACCCTAACCAGACAAAACCGCCATGCCATGTTcaattattttcacaaaataattaACTTGTTTATAACACTTTTAATAGTTTACAACATACTTTCATATATATCATCTTCATGACAGGCCCGAGGGGTAGGATTATTACCCCTATTctgcagaaaaggaaactgaagctcagagaggccagTAAGAGGGGACAGGAAGATAAGGATCTAGGTCTTCTGATTACAGTTCAGATGCTCTTTCACCACATCACCCAACCATGATGCCTGCAACCAGTTAGTCTTACCCCTAATACCACTGTCTTGCCCTTGATGCAGGACCTGAAAGAGAAGAGGGTGGATGAGGCATTGAGGGCAGAATGAAGACTCAGGGGGCTGAGGGGGGCAAGGTGGACAGTTTGATCTAAAGGCTTTGTTTCAGGACTCAGTCCTTCCTGGCCCTGCCAAATGTCTCTGCTCCTGCATATCTTCTTGGTGTTAATTTATGAAGGATGGGGATTATAATGATGTGAATATTTGTGTAGTTGGAGATAAGCGAATAGGGGTTGGGATTACCCCCTGGAAGCTGTAAAGTAGCCTGAACAATAATAACCAGCATggagtgtttactgtgtgccaggtactgtttcAAGAATTCTACAATATTTactcattcaattctcacaacgACCCACAGGCAGGTGTATGGTTATttacctccatttcacagatgaggagacaggcacagagagcttaagtaactggCCAAAGGACAAACAGTACGTGAGCAGGAAAGTTGGAGCCCATGCAGTCTGACTCCAACAGTAAGACCACACTGCTCACGCAGTCGTAGGATCTAAGCAGACACGACTTTAAATCATTCGGTGGAGTCGAAGGGGGTTTTTCATTTGTGTTCCTACTGGACTGCTTCTTTCTCTTGGGGGAAGGAGGGATTATGCCTTTTTCCCATCCCCACGAAAAGGGCGGTGTGTCAAAGCACGGATgcaataataaacatatatagatCCACCACTACGACCGCCCTCAGAGTGAAAACGTGGAGACTCCTCCTCCCCTCATATTTATTCATATCCCAGATCCCtccctttgtcatttttttcaagcCCTGGATCAGGCACGTGCTCTGAAGACGCCGAGCACACCCATGTCTGCACCTGTggcttcctcacacacaggaaTGCGGCAGCCCGaggctgcttttttctttaaatttctagCATATTCACACACCCTTAGGAGGCAATATAGCAGAGAACATGAGCACAAGTGGATACACTTGCAAACGTGAGGATTTGCTAGGTGCTGCTGTGCCCAACCCAGGGCCTCTGTGGTCTGGCTAAATGGCTCAATATTTTGTTCTTCTGGGTGTTCTCGAGCGTGACGCAATAACAACAAACAATGGCATCATCGTGAGGTCACTGCAGGACAAGGGGAAGGGGCGGGGAAGGGCGCTCCCTCAAGGGGAGGAGTCCTTTCGCCCTGCGCTCGAAGCAGCACCTTCTCGCTCTTCACCGGAGTTTCCGCAGAGCCTCCGCCCGCGGACCAGCCCTCTTCCAGCTCCGCTTTCAATCCGGGGTTTTGAAGTTTAGGCAGTGGTCCCTATGAGAATTTCTGGAAGCCCTGCCCCCAGTTTTAAGTTTCATCCAATAGAGAACTTAAAGGAGGGACCGGCAGGCGGGTCAGTGACGCAATGCAGATTGATTGGCACTCAGGCCCTCGACGTCCTGGATTAGCCCCGAGTTTCGCCAAtccagaggcaggggtgggacGGTGCAGGCGCAGAGGACTGGGTTTGGCTGGACTCGATTTAAAGAGACAGAAGCCGTCCGGGTCTAAGAAGACGGTCCCCAAGACCCTCCCCCCAAGTCCTTGGGACCACTTGGGTCCCGAAAGCTGGGGAGATGGTTTGCGGTGGCTTTGCCTGCTCCAAGAATGCGCTGTGCGCGCTCAACGTGGTCTACATGGTGAGGTTTTGGAGGTGGGGGAAGCTCAGAGCGGAAAGGCCAGCGGGAAGAATCTCTAGGGGACTTCCGGTGGGGAGAAGGGTGTTCTGGGGGTTCCGGGAAGATTCCCGGGAACTTCCGGCGAAGAGGGAATTCTTGGGGACTTCCGTGGGAAGAGGGGAGACTTCCGGTGATCAGAGGATttgtctgggggtgggggggatgaaCTGATGGCCGAGGGCATAAAGGCCCGTCCCTCCCTCCTGTGAACATCAGTTTCTCCCCAAATAGAGGGATGTGCTGGTAGAAGCTAAAAGTTCCATTTTTATATTCATAGAGTCTACTATCCCTGCtacccctcacccccatcccagcCACTCTGACCTACATGGCAGGAGTGCCCAGGGGTGCTTCTGGTCCAGATAGGACCTCCTCTTGCTCATTCACACACAGCTCAGTTCTCCTGTTTTGTCGAAGCCCCCCTGTATGGTCTTTGGCCGTGCTGCACCCTGGAATTCTTTGAGACGTATCCTGCCCTGTTTCCTGTAGCTGGTAGGCTTGTTGCTCATTGGAGTGGCTGCTTGGGGTAAGGGCCTGGGTCTGGTATCCAGCATCCACATCATCGGAGGAGTCATTGCTGTGGGAGTCTTCCTTCTCCTCATCGCGGTGGCTGGACTGGTGGGTGCTGTCAACCACCACCAAGTACTCCTGTTCTTTGTATCCTGACCTGAAGGGAGGGGGGCACCAGGGCTCTTGGGAGGGCCGAGGCCACTAGGAAGAAGCTAGGAGGGTAACAGACCTCGGGGATCTTGGGGCCATGTCTCCTTGCCCTGCCCTCTACCATGCTCTATGAAACAAGAATGATGATTTTGTTTTCACCTGGCATGGTTGTATAAGTTCTATGAATAGGTTAGATCAGATGGTTATAGGTAGAACATAAAGGAATCTAGGACTTTTTCCCCATAACTCTTCCTCTCAGTACATGATCATCCTTGGTCTGGTGTTCGTCTTCCAGTTTGGAATCTCTTGCTCATGTCTGGCTATTAACCGAAGCAAACAGGTAAGGGGATGTTTTCAagtatttgctttgttttgtttctctttaatcTCTAACTCCCTCTCCATCTGGGCCCAAAGATTATTCTTAGGTCCACTACTTCCAGACTCAAGCCATTTGCTTCCTCTGGGATGTCTGCCTCATTTTCCATGAGGATGATGTAGAACCTTAAGTAAATATTATTGTGTCTGTGTAACTGTGATACACCTTGCTTCTCAGGGACTTGCCCCTTTTGCTGAAATAGGGAAATGAAGGCACTTGGACTGAGATCAGGCTGTAGAGGGATTCTTAAGGCTGGCAGCGTCAAATAATTTCCCTCTGCCTATATCCTCCAGACAGATGTCATCAATGCTTCCTGGTGGGTCATGAGCAACAAGACTCGGGATGAACTGGAAAGAAGTTTTGATTGTTGTGGCTTGTTCAACCTTACAACCCTGTATCAACAAGATTATGCTTTCTGCACTGCAGTGAGTTGGTCAGGGCGTGGGGAGAACTGGGAAAGGATAATGCCCAAATGGCTGATTTAAGAGTCTGAACGTCACTGCTTCTCTCTAGCAGTGCTCTTGTAGTGGGGCTGTGTGCTGGCGGGGGCAGTGGGAGCGGGGGGTTGTGCAGAGTTGCGGGGATGGATACAGAGGCTAAAGGATTAGCCACGTGGGACTTGTTTGTAGGATACTGACCAGGAACTAGTAAATAATTTCTAGAGCTGTTCGCCATGGTATTGGGATGGAGCAGCTTACCAATTCTGCAACCTCCAAACACACAGGTCTGTGTTTCACCCTCAGATCTGCAAGAGCCGGAGCCCCACGTGCCAGATGTGTGGAGAAAAGTTTCTTAAGCATTCAGATGAGGCCCTGAAAATCCTGGGGGGTGTTGGACTCTTCTTTAGCTTTACAGAGGTAACATTCTCCAGTTCCCTCATTTACACCCTTCTCTACATCTGTAAGTCTTAGCCCCAGAGATTCAGAATTGGTGCTTCCCTCTCACCATTTGTTTCTACAGATCCTTGGTGTTTGGCTAGCGATGAGATTTCGGAATCAGAAGGATCCTCGAGCCAACCCCAGTGCCTTTCTATGAGACTTTGGAGCCTTCTGacttctctcctgctctctgctctccctaagctttttcttcctcccttacgGAAGACCTAGGGTCTGTAGCCctttttgtttgagaaaaagGCAAGGCCCTTTGCCATGTCCCCTCAAGATGACTGAATAGCTAGGCTTTGTGCCATGACATGTTTTAGTGGGAGCAAGATtataaagaacaaagagaaacttcctccctctgtccctcaggGGACATGGGAAGCTCCTGGGAAGTACATGAGATGGATGGGGGTTGGAGTCATTCCTGGCTctgtctcccctcttctccctttcaCATCCTGGCTCCAAAGGTAAATTGGGGACAGAGCCCAGGAGAAAGTCACCAAGAACTCTTCCTTGTAATAAGCAGGACCCAGTTTGGGGGAGTTcagtgaatataaaaataaaagccatttaaACTCCATATTCAAAGAAGCAACTTAAGtgccttttcttctctgttgcCAGTCAAGGGGCTCCCCTGACCATGGAGGCCCTGGGACCTGAGGAGAAGCTTTAAAATTCTGCAAGGAAGTTCCACTTCCAAACGGTTTTTCCAAATCCCCAAACAGCAAAGCCAAtcagagaaagaaacatttaaaaaaaaaaaaaaaaggagcatatttctttgttttgtttgtttttcctgtatAAAAAAGGATCCCAATATCAAGGTAGGGAAGGGGAGAACGAGGGACAGACCCCTCGGAGTAAGGAGATGGGGGCAGGAAGAGGGTAAGCCTcaaaggagggtgggaggggaatgTCATTAAGGCAGCAAAATATTGTGTGTAAAAAGTCGGGAGGAGTCTCCACAGAGATGAAGGCAGGAGGGCCTTCTGCGGAGGGCTCTCCACTCAAGTGTTCCAAGAAGGGTACTGACAGCTTCTCTTGTCTTGGCTCTGCTGCAGCCACTCCACTGCTCACTCTGGGTTACCTTCCGGCTTTTGTAGATAAGAGTGCTGCAGGGCTCGGAAGGCAGAGATTCGCTTGTGTGGGTTAAAAGTCAGCATCTCCTGAAAGGAGAGGCAAAGGTCAGAAAACCCATGAAGGCCAGACTGCTGCTCACCCCCAAGAGTCCCCAGGCTGTGTTCTACATCCCTCTTTGTGGATGGCCACTCACAGCAACAATGAAAACTAACCCATCCACCAACCAAGTCTCAGTAACCACAGTGGTTTGGGTCCCTTTTATACTGCTCCGTTTTGCCCCCAATCTCATCTGGTGCCCTTGCCCAAGCCCAGTACCAGAAGCAGCTGTGCTCCAGACTCCTCCATCTCGGGCACCACCGACTGCACGGGGCGGGGCCCTCTGGGGGGAAAGGCTCCTCGGGGTAGAGACACATCTcgcggccagtcttcctctgggGGTAGCCCGATCAGGCTATGGAGAAACAGGAGAACTCTGGTCAGAGGCGTCCTTCTCCAGTCCCCATCTCCAGGCGCACCGCCAGTTGCCATCCGgggctcagcaaaaagagaaggactcaGAATGGAAAACTCCTTTCCCCCTTGCCGGTCACTTACTCAAAGATTTTGCCTAACTGGTCAGCTTCAGAGTTTCCACAGAAGAGAGGCCTGAGGTGGGGAAGAGAAAACAAGGTAGCACTCATTTTCAAAGACATAGTGGTAGACTGATTACTGCTTAATGGTTCAAAACAAAGGCCGTGGAGAATAAAAGGATATGAAATTCCTAATTCTAGGACATTCAGAGCTTCTGGTTATGGTCAAGGGGGTCAGTAGTACTTAAGTAAAGGAACGGGCAGAGTATGGATATGGTTTATGAATAAGAGATCTGGGAAATTCAAGATAGTTCAGGATACTCAGGTCCCATACTTTCGACGAAACATCTCTGCGAAAATACAGCCCACACTCCACATGTCCACAGGTGTTGCATACGTAGATTGCAGAAGAACTTCCGGAGCACGGTACCAGAGTGTAACAACCTAATGGGAATAAGAAGAGCAGGGGAGGGCCCTACGGGTTACACAAAGCACATGCCCTCTCAACCGCTATGGGCAATCGCGCTCCTGCCCCCAACCACAACCCCTTTTGGCTACCATCCTTCTACTGACCACAGGTGTAAGTGCCATCTGGTAGCTGTAGATTCTGGCCAGGCCAAAGTCAGCCAGCTTGACTGTCCCACCACTTGTCACCAGAATGTTCTCTGGCTTCAGGTCTCGGTGAACGATGCAGTTGGCATGAAGGAAATCTAGGCCTCTTAGGAACTGGCGCATCAGATCCTGGTTTGGAAGGGGGAGGTACAGAGGAACTGGAAACTAGCACCAAACCTGAAATCACAACAGGTTCTGCTACAAAGGTCCCAATCCACCTCTGAGTGTCTGCCCACCCCTCTCACCTTGATGGTCTCCACTGGCAAGCCGGGCGGGGGTGCCTTGTCCAGATACGTCCTTAGGTCTTGGTCCACATGCTCAAATACCAGGGTCACTTTGGTCTCCCGGTCAGTTCGGGCAGTGGCACAGACGTCCATCAGCCTGACCAGAAGAAATGGTCACTCACTGATCACTCCTCTTTGAGCCAACATGGCCTCCCCTATTGCCTCAGGGTCCCCACTTCTCCCCTGACCACCACTCCTCATCTGCAGGTTGTCTTTCCCCTTTTCCACCCCCTCCCAACCCTCTGCCGTC
This genomic interval carries:
- the TSPAN31 gene encoding tetraspanin-31 isoform X3, which translates into the protein MVCGGFACSKNALCALNVVYMYMIILGLVFVFQFGISCSCLAINRSKQTDVINASWWVMSNKTRDELERSFDCCGLFNLTTLYQQDYAFCTAICKSRSPTCQMCGEKFLKHSDEALKILGGVGLFFSFTEILGVWLAMRFRNQKDPRANPSAFL
- the TSPAN31 gene encoding tetraspanin-31 isoform X1, whose protein sequence is MVCGGFACSKNALCALNVVYMLVGLLLIGVAAWGKGLGLVSSIHIIGGVIAVGVFLLLIAVAGLVGAVNHHQVLLFFYMIILGLVFVFQFGISCSCLAINRSKQTDVINASWWVMSNKTRDELERSFDCCGLFNLTTLYQQDYAFCTAICKSRSPTCQMCGEKFLKHSDEALKILGGVGLFFSFTEILGVWLAMRFRNQKDPRANPSAFL
- the TSPAN31 gene encoding tetraspanin-31 isoform X2, which gives rise to MVCGGFACSKNALCALNVVYMLVGLLLIGVAAWGKGLGLVSSIHIIGGVIAVGVFLLLIAVAGLYMIILGLVFVFQFGISCSCLAINRSKQTDVINASWWVMSNKTRDELERSFDCCGLFNLTTLYQQDYAFCTAICKSRSPTCQMCGEKFLKHSDEALKILGGVGLFFSFTEILGVWLAMRFRNQKDPRANPSAFL
- the CDK4 gene encoding cyclin-dependent kinase 4 → MATPRYEPVAEIGVGAYGTVYKARDPHSGHFVALKSVRVPNGGGAGGGLPISTVREVALLRRLEAFEHPNVVRLMDVCATARTDRETKVTLVFEHVDQDLRTYLDKAPPPGLPVETIKDLMRQFLRGLDFLHANCIVHRDLKPENILVTSGGTVKLADFGLARIYSYQMALTPVVVTLWYRAPEVLLQSTYATPVDMWSVGCIFAEMFRRKPLFCGNSEADQLGKIFDLIGLPPEEDWPRDVSLPRGAFPPRGPRPVQSVVPEMEESGAQLLLEMLTFNPHKRISAFRALQHSYLQKPEGNPE